A DNA window from Paenibacillus sp. HWE-109 contains the following coding sequences:
- a CDS encoding NHLP leader peptide family RiPP precursor: protein MSTEILTTKIVQKAWEDPSFKELLLSNPKAALKEAFGIVIPDHVGLKAVEETENEFVLVIPTNPAKMLVTPNGSDTQW from the coding sequence ATGTCAACGGAAATTTTAACAACGAAAATTGTTCAAAAGGCTTGGGAAGACCCTTCTTTCAAGGAACTGCTTCTTTCAAATCCCAAAGCTGCTCTTAAAGAAGCATTCGGCATCGTGATTCCTGATCATGTAGGACTCAAAGCGGTAGAAGAGACTGAGAACGAATTCGTTCTTGTCATTCCTACAAATCCTGCAAAAATGTTGGTTACTCCAAACGGTTCAGACACGCAGTGGTAA
- a CDS encoding SDR family oxidoreductase, whose protein sequence is MFDESLLKDKVILITGGGTGLGRAMGEKFLTLGAKLAITSRREEVLVKAAAEMGHDGKEVFYHSCDVRDAQQVAEMVSAVEEHYGRVDVLINNAAGNFASPTENLSPRAVDAVLNIVLHGTFYTTLEVGKRWIEQGRGGTMLNIVTSYASTGSGFVVPSAAAKAGVLALTRSLAVEWARYGIRQVAIAPGLFPTDGAWSRLAPTPELSEKLLNRVPLGRVGEKDELANLAAYLISDFAAYINGEVITIDGGEWLQGAGQFNDLLEVTDEQWVTLAEMTRKGKS, encoded by the coding sequence ATGTTCGACGAGAGCTTACTGAAGGATAAGGTCATTCTCATTACGGGCGGAGGCACCGGCCTTGGCCGGGCTATGGGAGAGAAGTTTCTGACGCTTGGCGCCAAATTGGCGATTACGAGCCGTCGTGAAGAGGTTCTGGTCAAAGCGGCCGCTGAAATGGGGCATGACGGCAAGGAAGTTTTCTACCATAGCTGTGATGTGCGCGATGCGCAGCAGGTTGCCGAGATGGTATCCGCGGTAGAAGAGCACTATGGCCGCGTTGATGTCCTGATCAATAACGCAGCCGGCAATTTCGCCAGCCCGACGGAGAATCTGTCTCCGCGGGCAGTTGATGCGGTGCTGAATATCGTCCTCCACGGCACGTTCTATACGACCCTGGAAGTGGGCAAAAGATGGATCGAGCAAGGGCGCGGCGGTACGATGCTGAACATCGTCACCTCTTACGCCTCGACTGGCTCGGGTTTCGTCGTCCCGTCGGCTGCAGCCAAAGCTGGCGTATTGGCCTTGACGCGCTCGTTGGCTGTCGAGTGGGCGCGGTACGGCATCCGCCAGGTGGCCATCGCGCCAGGGCTCTTCCCGACCGACGGCGCGTGGAGCCGACTGGCTCCGACACCCGAGCTGTCGGAGAAGCTCCTGAACCGCGTACCGCTGGGGCGGGTCGGCGAGAAAGATGAGCTCGCGAACCTCGCGGCTTATCTAATTTCGGACTTCGCCGCCTATATTAACGGCGAAGTGATCACGATCGACGGCGGCGAATGGCTGCAAGGCGCCGGGCAGTTCAACGACCTGCTCGAGGTCACCGACGAGCAGTGGGTTACCCTTGCGGAGATGACGCGCAAGGGCAAATCGTGA
- a CDS encoding acyl-CoA thioesterase — translation MTNPELTGFRFYSPTKVRFCETDANGHLSHVSSVIYMEQARCEYMNGLGLFFADTAGEPVDKTFFLVSQSVEYKSQAHFNDTLDIYMKVHRLGKSSIETHYAIVKRDTQQVVSFATSTGVYIDVHTQKSTPLPQDLASRIEQFEAAFEPNNR, via the coding sequence ATGACCAATCCTGAATTAACAGGCTTTCGCTTTTATTCACCGACGAAGGTTCGGTTTTGTGAGACCGATGCGAATGGACATTTGAGTCACGTTTCATCCGTTATTTATATGGAGCAAGCGCGTTGTGAGTATATGAATGGGTTAGGCTTATTTTTTGCCGATACAGCCGGTGAGCCGGTGGATAAAACCTTCTTTCTCGTCAGTCAATCCGTCGAGTATAAATCGCAAGCGCATTTCAACGATACCCTCGATATCTATATGAAGGTACACCGACTCGGGAAATCATCGATCGAGACCCACTATGCGATTGTCAAAAGAGATACCCAACAGGTCGTGAGCTTCGCCACGAGCACAGGTGTGTACATCGATGTCCATACTCAAAAAAGCACCCCGCTGCCGCAAGATTTAGCAAGCCGAATTGAACAGTTCGAAGCAGCATTCGAACCAAATAACCGATGA
- a CDS encoding long-chain fatty acid--CoA ligase, with product MENYPLTLRALFDRSQSLFGKKEVVSRTNSGISRYTYADFGRRTRQLSSALQGLGVKPGDRIATFAWNHHWHLETYFAIPCMGAVLHTVNIRLPLEHIVYILNHAQDRFLFVDETLLPVIEKIQDQLTTIEGYIIMTDRQELPPTSLQPVYGYENILNDGDPQYIFRDDINESAPAGLCYTSATTGKPKGVLYSHRGIYLHSLSIGLADTLGLSERDTVMPIVPMFHVNAWGLPFASVWFGSKQVLPGPAPTPDILLGLMADEQVTIAAGVPTVWTATLKAQEAKQADLSTLRAVVCGGSAAPRSLIESYEQRLGIPFYHAYGMTETCPLVTVARLKSYQCAASYDEQYNTRATQGLLAPGLEMKIVGPRGEVAWDGHEMGEILLRGPWVATAYYQDERTQESFQDGWFHSGDIAVIDQEGFVKLVDRAKDLVKSGGEWISSLDLENTLMAHPNVFEACVIGVPHPKWDERPLAFVVLKDFALQAGDKADLLHFLTPKFAKWWIPDDVIFLQEIPRSSVGKFMKRELREQYQSYFTGD from the coding sequence ATGGAAAATTATCCGTTAACGCTGCGCGCACTCTTCGACCGTTCCCAATCACTGTTTGGCAAAAAAGAGGTCGTTTCCCGCACTAACTCCGGCATCTCTCGCTATACATACGCTGATTTCGGCAGGCGTACAAGGCAGCTATCCAGTGCTTTGCAAGGACTTGGCGTTAAGCCCGGTGATCGAATAGCCACGTTCGCTTGGAATCATCATTGGCATTTAGAGACCTATTTCGCTATCCCTTGCATGGGCGCTGTGCTGCATACGGTCAATATTCGTCTCCCCCTTGAGCATATTGTGTACATATTGAACCATGCCCAGGACCGCTTTCTTTTCGTTGATGAGACCCTGCTCCCGGTTATCGAGAAGATTCAAGATCAACTTACAACCATCGAAGGCTATATCATTATGACCGATCGTCAGGAATTGCCGCCTACTTCTTTACAGCCCGTCTATGGATATGAGAACATATTAAATGATGGAGATCCGCAATACATCTTTCGCGACGATATAAATGAAAGCGCTCCCGCTGGTTTGTGCTATACCTCGGCTACTACAGGCAAACCTAAGGGTGTGCTGTACTCACATCGCGGCATCTACCTGCACTCTTTGTCCATCGGCCTTGCCGATACACTCGGTTTATCCGAACGGGATACGGTCATGCCCATTGTGCCCATGTTTCATGTGAATGCGTGGGGACTCCCCTTCGCATCTGTCTGGTTCGGCAGCAAACAAGTGCTGCCGGGACCAGCGCCCACACCGGATATTCTGCTTGGCCTGATGGCTGATGAACAGGTTACGATTGCAGCCGGAGTGCCCACCGTGTGGACAGCGACGCTGAAAGCGCAAGAAGCCAAACAAGCAGATCTCTCCACCCTGAGAGCCGTCGTTTGCGGAGGGTCTGCCGCCCCCAGAAGTCTGATAGAAAGCTACGAGCAGCGGCTCGGAATACCTTTCTATCATGCCTATGGCATGACGGAAACATGTCCGCTAGTCACCGTCGCCAGACTCAAAAGCTATCAATGTGCTGCCTCTTACGATGAACAGTACAATACCAGAGCCACACAGGGCTTGCTAGCGCCTGGCCTGGAAATGAAAATCGTCGGCCCTCGCGGTGAAGTCGCCTGGGATGGCCATGAAATGGGTGAAATTCTGCTGCGCGGCCCTTGGGTCGCTACCGCCTATTACCAAGATGAGCGCACACAAGAATCGTTCCAGGATGGCTGGTTTCATAGCGGAGATATCGCGGTCATTGACCAGGAAGGATTCGTCAAACTGGTTGACAGAGCCAAGGATTTAGTGAAGAGCGGCGGTGAATGGATCTCCTCCCTCGATTTGGAAAATACTTTGATGGCACATCCGAATGTATTCGAGGCCTGTGTAATAGGCGTCCCCCACCCCAAATGGGATGAGCGCCCACTTGCTTTCGTCGTCCTGAAAGACTTCGCATTGCAAGCAGGCGACAAAGCCGATTTACTGCATTTTTTGACGCCTAAATTCGCCAAATGGTGGATTCCTGACGACGTTATTTTCCTCCAGGAAATCCCGCGATCCTCCGTCGGCAAATTTATGAAACGCGAGCTGCGCGAGCAGTATCAATCTTATTTTACAGGAGACTAG
- a CDS encoding Cof-type HAD-IIB family hydrolase: MTYKLVAADLDDTLLRDDLTIAQETIDAMHQAVAKGVTVTIATGRSFPSAARIANQIGLNVPIITYQGALIKNLLDEEVLYERTVPVESARFLLDFCEKRNLHLQLYHGDQLYAGEDNDKIKNYVRLSKTPYIIGDLRQWIDIPQPKLLIVDTPEVCDQIREELLPLLGDQMHITKSKPHYLEFMHKEGTKGHAITFLAAHIGCSLEEVIALGDAWNDREMLEVAGLGVAMDNALPELKALANYVTKSNNDNGVGHVIEKFILNV; this comes from the coding sequence ATGACTTACAAGTTAGTTGCTGCTGATTTAGATGATACTTTGCTTCGCGATGATTTGACCATTGCCCAAGAAACGATCGATGCCATGCATCAAGCGGTTGCCAAGGGTGTCACGGTGACCATTGCTACGGGAAGAAGCTTCCCGTCTGCGGCCCGAATTGCCAACCAAATCGGCCTCAACGTCCCGATCATTACGTACCAAGGCGCCCTAATCAAAAATCTATTAGATGAAGAAGTGCTCTACGAGCGCACGGTTCCCGTGGAAAGCGCCCGCTTCTTGCTCGACTTTTGCGAAAAGAGAAACCTTCATCTCCAGCTTTACCATGGCGACCAGCTTTATGCAGGTGAAGATAATGATAAAATCAAAAACTATGTTCGTCTTTCCAAAACGCCGTACATTATCGGGGATCTCCGCCAATGGATCGATATTCCGCAGCCAAAACTGCTGATCGTCGATACGCCTGAGGTTTGCGATCAAATTCGCGAAGAGTTACTTCCTCTGCTCGGGGACCAGATGCATATCACGAAATCCAAGCCGCACTATTTGGAATTCATGCACAAAGAAGGGACCAAAGGGCATGCGATTACCTTCCTCGCCGCGCATATCGGCTGCTCCTTGGAAGAAGTCATCGCCCTCGGAGATGCCTGGAATGATCGCGAAATGCTGGAAGTCGCAGGACTTGGCGTCGCGATGGACAACGCTTTGCCAGAACTTAAAGCGCTGGCGAATTACGTCACCAAAAGCAATAATGATAACGGTGTGGGACATGTCATCGAGAAGTTTATTTTGAACGTTTAA
- a CDS encoding DNA alkylation repair protein — translation MASSYTDKLEGWLRPHGNAADAEAMAAYMRNQFLFLGIRNPQRVALTKQFWKENGFPKGEEGVCVAEELWALPEREFAYTALLLLTQLRKEMGERHIEVLERMVVTQSWWDSVDTIADHLIGYHLQKYPELIPAYVDKWLASGNMWLQRTAILFQLKYKQRTDVELLYRVIRQMADSQEFFIRKAIGWALREYSKTDAAAVRSFVAETELSPLSVKEALKVMQRKAAQEM, via the coding sequence ATGGCATCATCTTATACAGACAAGCTGGAAGGATGGCTGCGACCCCATGGCAACGCGGCAGATGCTGAGGCTATGGCGGCTTATATGCGGAATCAGTTTCTTTTTCTGGGCATTCGCAACCCACAGCGTGTAGCTTTGACGAAGCAGTTCTGGAAAGAAAACGGCTTCCCCAAAGGGGAGGAAGGTGTGTGCGTTGCAGAAGAACTATGGGCGCTGCCGGAGCGGGAATTCGCATACACAGCGCTGTTGCTGCTGACTCAACTGCGTAAGGAAATGGGTGAAAGGCATATTGAAGTGCTGGAGCGAATGGTCGTCACCCAATCGTGGTGGGATTCCGTGGATACGATCGCGGATCATCTGATTGGCTATCATTTGCAGAAATACCCGGAGTTGATCCCGGCCTATGTGGACAAATGGCTGGCTTCGGGGAATATGTGGCTGCAGCGAACAGCAATTTTGTTTCAATTGAAATATAAGCAGCGCACCGATGTGGAGCTCTTGTATCGCGTAATCCGGCAAATGGCGGATTCCCAAGAATTCTTCATCCGCAAAGCGATCGGCTGGGCGCTTCGCGAGTATTCCAAAACGGATGCCGCGGCTGTTCGTTCATTCGTTGCGGAAACCGAGCTTTCACCACTAAGTGTGAAGGAAGCTTTGAAGGTCATGCAGCGGAAGGCAGCGCAGGAGATGTAG
- the add gene encoding adenosine deaminase, translating to MAHNRTLDLLSRLPKVDLHLHLDGSVKPETILELAMQQGIDLPVYHKEGLIPHMRVGNECGSLIEYLSKFHFTTKFMQSGEALERIAYEVAEQSAAHNCKYVEVRFAPQLHRNNGLTVEETIHHVVEGMKRGLRDFGVKGGVIVICMRNHSSQSNLEVIEAAAKFVGKGVVAVDLAGDEATYPPEFFREVFAESTRLGIPVTIHAGEAAGAVNVYEAVTNLGATRIGHGVRLKENRTILDMVKERRIPLEMCPISNIQTKAVPGWEAYPIREYLDEGLLVTINTDNPSVSGTDITNEYRVLADRFGFTTPELVKLIMNGVDAAFLDADDKLSLRREMEDEIRCLGVSM from the coding sequence ATGGCACATAATCGGACGCTTGATCTGTTATCGCGACTGCCCAAAGTTGATCTTCACTTGCACTTGGATGGGAGTGTGAAGCCGGAAACGATCCTGGAGCTCGCTATGCAACAAGGCATCGATCTTCCCGTTTACCATAAAGAAGGCTTAATTCCCCATATGCGTGTAGGTAATGAATGCGGCAGTCTCATTGAATATTTGAGCAAATTCCATTTCACGACGAAATTCATGCAATCTGGCGAAGCGCTGGAGCGGATTGCCTATGAGGTCGCCGAGCAATCGGCGGCGCATAACTGCAAGTATGTGGAGGTTCGTTTTGCCCCGCAACTTCATCGGAATAACGGTTTGACGGTGGAGGAAACGATACATCATGTTGTGGAGGGGATGAAGCGAGGGCTGCGGGATTTTGGTGTAAAGGGCGGCGTCATTGTTATTTGCATGAGAAATCATTCCAGTCAAAGCAATCTAGAAGTCATCGAGGCGGCAGCTAAATTTGTCGGGAAAGGCGTGGTTGCCGTCGATTTGGCTGGAGATGAGGCAACGTATCCACCGGAGTTTTTCCGGGAAGTGTTTGCGGAATCCACAAGGCTGGGCATCCCTGTCACGATTCATGCAGGGGAAGCTGCTGGAGCGGTTAATGTGTATGAAGCGGTCACGAATCTGGGGGCAACCCGCATTGGGCATGGTGTGAGATTGAAGGAGAACAGGACGATTCTGGACATGGTCAAAGAACGACGCATTCCCTTGGAAATGTGCCCGATCAGCAACATCCAAACGAAAGCCGTTCCGGGTTGGGAGGCTTATCCGATACGCGAATATTTGGACGAAGGGCTGCTCGTCACGATTAATACAGATAATCCGAGTGTTTCAGGAACAGATATTACGAACGAATACCGCGTGTTAGCGGACCGGTTTGGCTTTACGACACCGGAGCTTGTGAAGCTCATTATGAATGGCGTTGACGCGGCTTTTCTGGATGCGGACGATAAATTATCGCTGCGGCGTGAGATGGAAGACGAGATTAGATGTTTGGGTGTAAGCATGTGA
- a CDS encoding metal-sensitive transcriptional regulator → MEHQDKPEGHEASCHSGSDRKSHHSDKTKSNLVTRLNRIEGQIRGVKGLIEKDTYCDDVLNQIAAIQSALNGVGKLLLEHHLNSCVIERIQEGDNEVIKELMITVNKLMK, encoded by the coding sequence ATGGAACATCAGGATAAGCCAGAAGGCCATGAGGCCAGCTGCCACTCCGGCAGTGACCGCAAAAGTCATCATTCCGATAAGACCAAGAGCAATTTGGTTACACGGCTTAATCGCATCGAAGGGCAAATCCGCGGTGTGAAAGGTTTGATTGAGAAGGATACGTATTGCGACGATGTGTTAAATCAGATCGCTGCGATTCAATCAGCATTGAACGGCGTTGGCAAACTGCTTCTTGAGCATCATCTTAACAGTTGCGTGATCGAACGAATTCAAGAAGGTGATAATGAGGTTATTAAGGAACTCATGATTACCGTGAATAAATTAATGAAATAA
- the copZ gene encoding copper chaperone CopZ → MQSVTLKVEGMSCGHCVNSVEGAVKKLGAVGKVDLSAGSVTVEFDESKVSVDTIKEAIEEQGYDVAK, encoded by the coding sequence ATGCAAAGCGTTACATTGAAAGTAGAAGGTATGTCCTGTGGTCATTGTGTGAATTCCGTCGAAGGTGCGGTCAAGAAATTAGGTGCTGTGGGTAAAGTGGATTTGAGCGCTGGCTCTGTAACTGTGGAATTCGATGAATCGAAAGTTTCTGTGGACACGATTAAGGAAGCGATAGAAGAGCAAGGCTATGACGTCGCGAAGTAA
- a CDS encoding heavy metal translocating P-type ATPase, which yields MDKQSEQQQTSLQISGMTCAACANRIEKGLKKMEGVAEANVNFALEKASVTFDPSQVNVADLEGKIQALGYATVKDTADFTIVGMTCAACATRIEKGLNKLPGISKAVVNLALETAHVEYSAAEVSTREMVNKVAQLGYKAIPKEEAVGDHKQQEIRHKKMQLAVSAVLSFPLLWAMVSHFSFTSWIYLPEFLMNPWVQLVLATPVQFIIGRQFYVSAYKALRNKSANMDVLVSLGTSAAYFYSLVLTLQWAGSTDVHRHAPDMYYETSAILITLIILGKLFEVLAKGRTSEAIQKLMGLQAKTALVIRDGEEISIPVEEVLIGDLVLVKPGEKIPVDGQVAEGFSAVDESMLTGESLPVEKKAGDTLIGSTVNKNGSLKMKATRVGKDTALAHIIRVVEEAQGSKAPIQRIADVISGIFVPIVVGLAVVTFLIWFIWAAPGEFATALEKAIAVLVIACPCALGLATPTSIMAGSGRAAELGILFKGGEHLEAMQKVQTIVLDKTGTVTKGKPELTDVRIEAMDEKVALRLIGSAEKQSEHPLAEAIVAGIMAKGIELTAAEQFEAIPGYGIRAVVAGREVLIGTRKLLQREAIDYGKASTVMERLESEGKTAMLVAVDQRYAGLVAVADTIKDTSKAAISQLKQMGIKVIMMTGDNERTAQAIAQQVGIDHVLAEVLPEGKAEEVRKLQSQGVTVAMVGDGINDAPALATADVGLAIGTGTDIAMEAADVTLMRGELTSIADAIVMSRKTMTNIKQNLFWALGYNALGIPIAALGLLAPWVAGAAMALSSVSVVLNALRLQRVKL from the coding sequence ATGGATAAACAAAGTGAACAGCAACAAACAAGTCTGCAGATCTCAGGAATGACCTGCGCGGCGTGTGCGAATAGAATCGAAAAAGGATTAAAGAAAATGGAAGGCGTTGCAGAAGCTAATGTTAACTTTGCGCTGGAAAAGGCTTCTGTCACCTTTGATCCATCACAAGTAAATGTGGCTGACCTTGAAGGCAAGATTCAAGCTTTGGGGTATGCCACGGTTAAGGACACCGCGGATTTCACGATCGTCGGCATGACTTGCGCAGCTTGTGCTACGCGGATCGAAAAAGGGTTGAACAAACTGCCAGGCATTAGCAAAGCTGTGGTTAATCTTGCGCTAGAAACAGCGCATGTTGAGTATAGCGCCGCTGAGGTTTCAACCAGAGAGATGGTTAATAAAGTAGCGCAATTGGGCTACAAAGCCATCCCCAAAGAGGAAGCTGTCGGTGATCACAAGCAGCAGGAGATTCGCCATAAGAAAATGCAGCTTGCTGTGTCCGCGGTGCTCTCGTTTCCGCTGTTATGGGCAATGGTCAGCCACTTTTCATTTACATCCTGGATTTATCTGCCTGAGTTTCTGATGAATCCTTGGGTGCAGCTAGTGCTAGCTACGCCAGTTCAGTTCATCATAGGCCGACAATTTTACGTTTCCGCATACAAAGCACTTCGCAACAAAAGCGCGAATATGGATGTGCTTGTCTCTCTCGGGACGTCAGCGGCATACTTTTATAGTTTGGTGTTGACACTGCAATGGGCGGGTTCAACGGATGTTCATCGCCATGCGCCAGATATGTACTACGAAACTAGCGCGATCTTGATTACTTTGATCATTTTAGGAAAATTATTTGAAGTTTTGGCCAAAGGCCGTACGTCGGAAGCCATCCAGAAATTGATGGGGCTTCAAGCCAAAACAGCTTTGGTTATCCGTGATGGCGAAGAAATTTCGATACCGGTGGAAGAGGTGTTGATTGGCGACCTAGTGCTTGTGAAACCTGGTGAGAAAATTCCTGTTGACGGTCAAGTCGCAGAGGGATTTTCTGCGGTGGATGAGTCGATGCTCACAGGAGAAAGCTTACCGGTTGAGAAAAAAGCGGGAGATACGTTGATCGGTTCGACCGTGAACAAAAACGGCAGCTTGAAGATGAAAGCGACACGTGTCGGCAAAGACACAGCGCTCGCTCACATCATTCGAGTTGTCGAAGAAGCACAAGGTTCCAAAGCACCGATTCAGCGGATCGCTGATGTGATATCGGGTATTTTTGTCCCTATTGTGGTGGGGTTGGCTGTTGTGACTTTTTTGATTTGGTTTATTTGGGCGGCGCCCGGTGAATTTGCAACAGCATTAGAGAAGGCTATTGCCGTTCTAGTGATCGCTTGCCCATGCGCGCTCGGTCTGGCTACTCCGACCTCCATCATGGCAGGATCGGGCCGCGCCGCGGAGCTTGGCATTCTTTTCAAGGGTGGCGAGCATTTGGAAGCCATGCAGAAAGTGCAAACGATTGTGCTGGACAAAACAGGCACAGTGACCAAAGGTAAACCGGAACTAACCGACGTTCGCATCGAGGCTATGGATGAAAAGGTAGCTCTTCGTCTAATCGGCTCAGCGGAAAAACAATCAGAGCATCCGCTAGCGGAAGCGATTGTAGCAGGGATCATGGCCAAAGGGATCGAACTGACCGCTGCCGAGCAGTTCGAGGCGATTCCCGGTTACGGGATTCGAGCGGTTGTCGCAGGCCGCGAGGTTCTGATAGGAACTCGCAAGCTGCTGCAGCGTGAAGCCATTGATTATGGCAAAGCGTCAACCGTGATGGAAAGACTGGAGTCTGAGGGCAAAACAGCGATGCTTGTCGCAGTGGATCAACGCTATGCCGGTTTGGTTGCCGTAGCAGATACGATCAAGGACACATCCAAAGCGGCCATCTCACAGTTGAAGCAAATGGGGATCAAGGTCATCATGATGACTGGCGATAATGAGCGCACGGCACAAGCGATAGCTCAACAAGTCGGCATTGATCATGTGCTTGCAGAAGTTCTTCCCGAAGGTAAGGCGGAAGAAGTGAGAAAGCTTCAAAGCCAAGGCGTAACCGTGGCTATGGTGGGCGACGGCATCAATGATGCCCCGGCTTTAGCGACGGCTGACGTGGGCTTGGCGATAGGCACGGGAACGGATATTGCGATGGAAGCGGCAGATGTGACGCTCATGCGCGGGGAACTGACAAGTATCGCGGACGCGATTGTCATGAGCCGTAAAACGATGACCAATATTAAACAAAACTTGTTCTGGGCGCTCGGGTACAATGCGCTTGGAATCCCAATTGCAGCTCTGGGCCTGTTGGCGCCTTGGGTAGCAGGGGCGGCTATGGCACTTAGTTCGGTATCCGTTGTGTTGAATGCGTTGCGACTGCAAAGGGTGAAACTATAA
- a CDS encoding helix-turn-helix transcriptional regulator: MGWSYIEQGANLEHDDFRDFYHQYLGMVDVLNVSDSSMDRIDMLDDYGAGTVIRTKLRPGIELIVADCRFYQSQTLRFQSDVPMIELSFWLNGASEVNLSGHHLHIQNNQCQLAFIRNLEAEMCYDAKEPMLACEIRIAESVFRELVDAFGGDVNLDMNKLLGSQAVRVFQQAIPPAEEQLVRQMLTCPVAPPLRKMYLEGKALELLAIYMQRLLFDVDSSTPGRGRGLRRTDLDKIREAANILACRMEQPPSLLELSRLTGISDFKLKAGFKELFGTTVFGYLRNKRMERAVFLLETERTNVYEAAIAVGYSNPGHFAAVFRETYGINPGQWPKKAGFPGNSLKLPFHEGGAESR, encoded by the coding sequence ATGGGGTGGTCGTATATCGAACAGGGAGCAAATTTGGAGCATGACGATTTTCGTGATTTCTATCATCAATATTTGGGAATGGTAGATGTATTGAACGTCAGCGATTCCTCCATGGACAGGATCGATATGTTAGATGACTACGGCGCAGGTACCGTTATTCGAACGAAGCTGCGGCCAGGTATCGAGCTGATTGTTGCAGACTGCCGTTTTTACCAGTCGCAGACGCTCCGTTTCCAATCCGATGTTCCGATGATTGAACTCAGTTTCTGGTTGAACGGAGCAAGTGAAGTCAATCTGTCAGGACACCATTTGCATATACAGAACAACCAGTGTCAGCTTGCTTTCATACGGAATTTGGAGGCGGAGATGTGTTATGACGCCAAGGAACCTATGTTAGCCTGTGAGATTAGAATAGCAGAGTCTGTCTTCCGAGAGCTGGTAGATGCTTTTGGCGGCGACGTGAATTTGGATATGAACAAGCTGCTCGGTTCTCAAGCTGTTCGGGTCTTCCAGCAGGCGATTCCGCCAGCCGAGGAGCAGCTTGTGCGTCAAATGTTGACATGCCCGGTGGCACCGCCTTTGCGTAAAATGTACCTGGAAGGGAAAGCGCTGGAACTGCTAGCCATTTATATGCAGCGGTTACTGTTTGACGTCGACAGTTCGACTCCGGGCAGAGGCAGGGGATTGCGAAGAACCGATCTGGATAAGATACGCGAGGCGGCGAATATACTGGCATGCCGGATGGAACAGCCGCCCTCGCTTCTGGAACTATCCCGTCTGACCGGGATCAGTGATTTTAAGCTGAAAGCGGGATTCAAGGAGCTGTTTGGTACGACAGTATTTGGTTATTTGCGCAACAAAAGAATGGAACGGGCCGTGTTTCTGCTAGAAACGGAGCGGACCAACGTCTATGAAGCAGCTATAGCGGTCGGTTATTCCAATCCTGGACATTTTGCCGCCGTATTTCGCGAGACATATGGGATTAATCCGGGACAATGGCCCAAGAAGGCTGGATTTCCGGGAAACTCGCTCAAACTCCCGTTCCATGAGGGAGGCGCGGAATCAAGATGA